A DNA window from Pungitius pungitius chromosome 1, fPunPun2.1, whole genome shotgun sequence contains the following coding sequences:
- the LOC119222431 gene encoding vasopressin V2 receptor-like — protein sequence MTNISVSTVTDSYPSTGWSVVSVTPAVRNVTDWERDALLAVAEVVVLTVILVMALLGNGLVLVVLLRRRQHHNPLHQFMLNLCVADLVVALFQVLPQLVWDAKGLFPGPDFLCRLVKYLQVLGMFSSSYMIVAMTMDRHYAICCPLLAHRSVATQRWNSFILLAWGLSLLLSLPQVFIFSRSEIAPGVFDCWGNFADSWGLKAYVTWMTLAVFILPVLAITVCQVRIFKEIRNNVYLKSERRLSPAPLPPTRRESQRGGGGGGGGGSRGGSSLSVCVSPPALNRSSSDTSFDPESIGQTLPMGPLHCESHAVPSAAPGPPPKGPAARGRGVSAAMSKTVKMTLVIVLVYSLCWAPFFSVQLWAAWDPDPPQNGAVFTLLMLLASLNSCTNPWIYSAFSSSVSPELRLLLLCRTNSKRRSSIPSDSTTTHTSNY from the exons CCAACATATCGGTCTCCACGGTAACAGACTCGTACCCGTCCACCGGCTGGTCAGTGGTCTCCGTGACCCCGGCGGTGAGGAACGTCACAGACTGGGAGCGGGATGCCCTTCTGGCAGTGGCAGAGGTCGTGGTGCTGACAGTCATCTTGGTGATGGCGCTGCTTGGCAACGGGCTGGTGCTGGTAGTGTTGCTGAGGCGGAGACAACACCACAACCCGCTGCACCAGTTCATGCTCAACCTGTGTGTGGCCGACCTGGTGGTGGCACTTTTCCAG GTGTTGCCGCAGCTCGTGTGGGATGCCAAAGGCCTATTTCCCGGGCCGGACTTCCTGTGTCGCCTGGTGAAATACCTGCAGGTTCTCGGAATGTTCAGCTCCTCCTACATGATCGTAGCCATGACGATGGACCGACATTACGCcatctgctgccccctgctggcgcACCGCAGTGTGGCCACTCAACGCTGGaacagcttcattctgctggcctgGGGCCTGTCGCTGCTGCTCAGCCTGCCACAG GTTTTCATCTTCTCCCGTTCAGAAATTGCCCCGGGGGTCTTCGATTGTTGGGGCAACTTCGCTGATTCCTGGGGCCTCAAAGCATACGTGACCTGGATGACCCTGGCCGTCTTCATCCTCCCTGTCCTCGCCATCACGGTCTGCCAG GTGAGAATCTTCAAGGAGATTCGCAACAATGTGTACCTGAAGTCAGAGCGCCGCCTGTCACCTGCCCCGCTGCCCCCAACGAGACGGGaaagccagagaggaggaggaggaggaggaggaggaggcagcaggggAGGCTCCAGTCTCTCCGTGTGTGTTTCACCACCCGCGCTCAACCGCTCCAGCAGCGACACCAGCTTTGACCCCGAATCCATCGGTCAGACCCTGCCCATGGGTCCACTCCACTGTGAGAGTCACGCGGTGCCCTCTGCGGCCCCCGGGCCCCCGCCCAAAGGCCCCGCCGCCCGCGGCAGAGGGGTATCGGCGGCCATGTCGAAGACGGTGAAGATGACGCTGGTCATAGTGCTCGTCTACTCGCTGTGTTGGGCCCCTTTCTTCAGCGTGCAGCTGTGGGCCGCCTGGGACCCGGACCCGCCTCAGAATG gTGCAGTGTTCACCTTGCTGATGCTGCTGGCCAGTCTGAACTCCTGCACCAACCCCTGGATTTACTCGGCCTtctccagcagcgtctctccggagctccgcctgctgctgctctgtcgCACCAACTCAAAGCGGCGGTCCTCGATACCCAGCGACTCGACTACCACACACACGTCCAActactga